The following are from one region of the Rosistilla carotiformis genome:
- a CDS encoding Hsp70 family protein, producing the protein MQKAAVGLDLGTTISVAAYVDSSGQPQIAAHDREQGLVPSAIFFGDHVIVGNDAVDLGYQDFESYAEGFKRDIGKPHYQKRVRLCEVPAEVLTGFLVERLVQNVQHEIGPLSEVVVTVPAYFDERQRSATQRAVALAGIKVLDIINEPTAAAIAAGYQHLREMSDQAVRKILVYDLGGGTFDVTLLEIEGRVFKTLATDGDIYLGGRDFDERIVDRIAQSFLNKHGVDPRCDPADLLRLNALAREAKHALSLHDSFVVSFQHAGLIDGFTLTREAFEQAVAPLIERTAMTCQSVLSDANCQWSDVDEVLLVGGSSRIPLVAARLRQETSQPVTLAEQPDVVVAQGAALYAAMRSEQRFLDSQSQFEVVNVNAHSLGIQGVDLATKQRVNQVIIPRNSPLPASSTQVFRTMEDGQKNVRVRLLEGESENPVYCSSLGQCVVHLDPSLPKGTEIRVCCSYDASGTITVTAQVPATKASAFVEMRREGFAELEPLEVWRTRLTIGENASAAEDESDAWIVDASLGPDSSIGDLLSRLDQIYAHIGGRAIESAVPTAAVSTQRLMRQSLAESRTLRRLVDMLNKKQALQTQPKERMQMQGHVARARMAWDQANKLYLHSCVGLGRTCLQHDRDGFIDDALSEQLEQLEQWIRERVTSG; encoded by the coding sequence ATGCAGAAAGCCGCAGTGGGATTGGATTTGGGCACGACGATATCCGTCGCCGCTTATGTGGATTCGTCGGGCCAGCCGCAGATCGCGGCCCACGATCGCGAGCAGGGGTTGGTCCCCAGCGCGATTTTTTTCGGCGATCATGTGATCGTGGGCAACGATGCTGTCGACCTGGGCTACCAAGATTTTGAAAGCTACGCCGAAGGGTTTAAACGCGATATCGGCAAACCGCACTATCAAAAGCGGGTCCGTTTGTGTGAGGTGCCGGCGGAAGTCTTGACCGGTTTTTTGGTCGAACGACTTGTCCAAAACGTGCAGCATGAAATAGGCCCGCTCAGCGAAGTCGTCGTTACGGTTCCCGCCTACTTTGATGAACGCCAACGTTCGGCAACTCAACGAGCCGTTGCGTTGGCGGGGATCAAGGTGTTGGACATTATCAACGAGCCGACGGCTGCCGCGATCGCTGCGGGGTACCAGCATTTGCGAGAAATGAGCGATCAAGCCGTTCGCAAGATCTTAGTTTACGATCTTGGTGGCGGCACGTTTGATGTGACGTTGCTGGAGATCGAAGGTCGCGTTTTCAAGACTCTGGCGACCGACGGAGATATCTACCTCGGGGGCCGCGATTTTGACGAACGGATCGTGGACCGGATCGCGCAGAGCTTTCTGAACAAGCATGGTGTGGACCCGCGTTGTGATCCTGCGGATTTGCTGCGATTGAATGCCTTGGCACGCGAAGCAAAGCATGCGTTGAGCCTTCATGATTCGTTTGTCGTTTCGTTTCAGCACGCCGGACTGATCGACGGCTTTACGCTGACACGCGAGGCATTTGAGCAGGCTGTAGCGCCTTTGATCGAGCGGACAGCGATGACGTGTCAGTCGGTGTTAAGCGATGCGAACTGCCAATGGTCCGATGTGGATGAGGTGCTGTTGGTGGGCGGGTCCAGCCGAATTCCGCTGGTAGCCGCTCGCTTGCGCCAAGAAACTTCGCAGCCTGTTACGTTGGCCGAGCAGCCCGACGTGGTTGTTGCTCAGGGGGCGGCCTTGTACGCGGCAATGCGCAGCGAACAACGTTTTCTCGATAGCCAGTCGCAGTTTGAGGTCGTGAATGTCAATGCACACAGCTTAGGAATTCAAGGCGTCGATTTGGCGACTAAGCAACGGGTCAACCAGGTGATCATTCCCCGAAACAGTCCGTTGCCGGCATCGTCGACACAGGTCTTCCGGACCATGGAAGATGGGCAAAAGAACGTGCGCGTCCGACTGTTGGAGGGGGAAAGTGAAAATCCGGTTTACTGTTCCTCGTTGGGGCAGTGCGTTGTTCATTTGGATCCATCGCTTCCCAAGGGAACCGAGATTCGTGTCTGTTGCAGTTATGATGCCAGCGGAACGATTACCGTTACGGCGCAGGTTCCAGCGACCAAGGCATCCGCATTTGTCGAAATGCGACGCGAGGGGTTTGCCGAACTCGAACCGCTGGAAGTTTGGCGAACCCGGCTAACGATCGGAGAAAACGCGTCGGCGGCAGAGGACGAATCGGACGCTTGGATTGTCGATGCCAGCTTGGGACCCGATTCCAGTATTGGAGACTTGTTGTCGCGTTTGGATCAAATCTACGCCCATATCGGAGGACGCGCGATCGAATCAGCAGTTCCTACGGCGGCCGTATCAACGCAGCGATTGATGCGACAATCCCTCGCCGAATCGCGGACGTTGCGGCGATTGGTCGATATGTTAAACAAGAAGCAAGCATTGCAGACACAGCCAAAAGAACGTATGCAAATGCAAGGGCATGTCGCGCGGGCCCGCATGGCGTGGGATCAAGCCAATAAATTGTATCTGCACAGTTGCGTTGGGTTGGGACGCACCTGTTTACAGCATGACCGCGACGGCTTCATCGACGATGCGTTGAGCGAGCAATTGGAACAACTCGAACAGTGGATTCGGGAACGAGTGACAAGCGGATGA
- a CDS encoding FHA domain-containing protein → MSDFDVYHQWLGIPPEQQPPTLYQLLGVARFEQDLEVIRSAAERQSLHVRRRARGEFTDIGQDLLNEIAEAKLCLINPARREAYDLTLSDSKPLSPTADTSESLSDSPSKGEFKGTVEEIVPASVKATYINIVLNQPGQPPQDRWVIGYHPKCDFRIDSPVVSGVHCQISYSNHGLKITDLNSTNGTYVNQKRIRSAHPVRRQDLITLGRDNRILLPGNLLGGQDSRGAIFVGKGLGNEIQLESPTVSLFHARILPDGPVAIIEDLHSKNGTFLRRGDSKPLRIQRCRLQPDDIIYFGTVDVKASRLLASCGAN, encoded by the coding sequence ATGAGCGACTTCGACGTTTACCATCAATGGTTGGGTATCCCACCGGAACAACAGCCGCCAACGTTATACCAGTTGTTGGGCGTGGCCCGCTTCGAACAAGACCTGGAAGTCATTCGATCCGCAGCCGAACGCCAATCGCTGCATGTGCGACGTCGTGCCCGAGGTGAATTCACCGACATCGGGCAAGATCTATTGAACGAGATCGCGGAAGCAAAATTATGTTTGATCAATCCCGCCCGGCGCGAAGCATATGATCTGACATTGTCGGATTCCAAGCCGTTGTCACCCACTGCCGATACCTCGGAATCATTATCGGATAGTCCGTCTAAAGGCGAATTCAAAGGGACGGTGGAAGAAATTGTCCCTGCGTCGGTGAAGGCGACTTACATCAACATTGTCTTGAATCAACCAGGACAGCCTCCGCAAGATCGTTGGGTGATTGGGTACCATCCCAAATGCGATTTCCGCATCGACAGTCCTGTTGTTTCGGGTGTCCATTGCCAGATCAGTTATTCAAATCATGGATTAAAAATCACCGACTTGAATTCCACCAATGGCACCTACGTCAATCAGAAACGGATCCGTTCGGCACATCCCGTTCGTCGGCAGGACCTGATCACGTTGGGGCGGGACAACCGGATTCTGTTACCTGGAAATTTGCTGGGAGGGCAGGATTCGCGAGGCGCGATCTTTGTGGGGAAGGGGCTTGGCAATGAGATTCAACTGGAATCGCCTACGGTTTCGTTGTTTCATGCGAGGATCTTGCCCGATGGGCCCGTCGCCATCATTGAAGACTTGCATTCCAAAAACGGAACCTTTCTGCGCCGCGGCGACAGCAAGCCATTGCGAATCCAACGCTGTCGTCTGCAGCCGGACGACATCATCTACTTTGGCACCGTGGATGTGAAGGCTAGCCGGTTGCTGGCATCGTGTGGGGCGAACTAG
- a CDS encoding ATPase, T2SS/T4P/T4SS family, with translation MRIAFSRIGESQPTYFNTSEAIVRIGSDPHTNDIVLKNPYISPTHAILNRNGSHWELTPLGDNEVFVGEQSVRMGERAIIGRSEAIRIFPFTLKLEEAPAAEDASAGISQRVSMLILQIHRDLLSRLDVSDTDDSRRQSDPFLLQVEHDIDEFSRLHGLFSQENADLLIGTAAARTESYILQRMIEGEVSEKEGDERWTRMLSSRPDFESRLESLAAALEDAMIPDRHADLSLRIARVERMFASTWETELKQRNYDHENELLHYLACCYLKKQVKDILFGYGPLEDLIRMPNISEIMVVSRDKIYVEKNGVLEKSGRQFVSDEVTVAIIERIVNRVGRRINTAEPLVDARLLDGSRVNAVIAPLALSGPCLTIRKFPSKKMLIDDLVKKGALTPVARDFLRACVVHGCNILISGGTGTGKTTLLNCLSDFIPDKDRIVTIEDTAELQLQKEHVVRMETKTANIEGTGAYTIRDLVKNSLRMRPDRIVVGECRGPEALDMLQAMNTGHDGSMTTIHANTSEDVIQRLEVLVQSAADLPISSIYSQIGSAIDLVVQLTRHSNGRRCVTQITEFVGYDKAQGILRTKDLFRQESHNDDLMPTGALPTFMGELIEDKLIDLDTFYR, from the coding sequence TTGAGAATTGCGTTCAGCCGGATCGGAGAATCGCAGCCGACGTATTTTAATACGTCCGAAGCGATTGTTCGTATCGGATCGGATCCGCATACGAACGATATCGTCCTGAAAAATCCTTATATCTCGCCAACCCACGCCATCCTCAATCGCAATGGATCGCATTGGGAACTGACGCCGTTGGGTGACAACGAGGTGTTTGTCGGCGAGCAATCGGTGCGGATGGGCGAGCGTGCGATCATCGGACGATCCGAAGCGATTCGGATCTTTCCGTTTACGCTGAAGTTGGAAGAGGCACCCGCTGCGGAGGACGCATCTGCGGGGATTTCGCAGCGTGTTTCGATGCTGATACTACAAATCCATCGCGACCTACTGTCCCGATTGGATGTCTCGGACACCGACGATTCACGCCGGCAATCGGATCCGTTTCTGTTGCAAGTGGAACACGACATCGATGAGTTTTCGCGGTTGCACGGTCTCTTCAGCCAGGAGAATGCCGATCTGTTGATCGGGACCGCCGCGGCACGCACCGAAAGCTACATTTTGCAGCGGATGATTGAAGGCGAAGTCTCCGAGAAGGAAGGGGATGAACGCTGGACGCGGATGCTATCCAGTCGCCCCGACTTTGAGTCACGCTTGGAATCGTTAGCCGCCGCGTTGGAAGATGCGATGATTCCCGATCGCCACGCCGATCTCAGTCTGCGGATTGCGCGGGTCGAACGCATGTTTGCCTCGACCTGGGAGACCGAACTGAAGCAGCGGAACTATGACCACGAAAACGAACTGCTGCACTACCTCGCATGCTGCTATTTGAAGAAACAGGTGAAAGATATCCTGTTTGGATATGGGCCTCTGGAAGATCTCATTCGGATGCCCAACATCTCGGAAATCATGGTCGTCAGTCGGGATAAGATCTACGTCGAAAAAAATGGCGTGCTGGAAAAGTCGGGACGTCAGTTTGTGTCCGACGAAGTCACCGTCGCGATCATTGAACGGATTGTCAATCGCGTGGGACGACGGATCAATACGGCCGAACCTTTGGTCGACGCACGATTGTTGGATGGCAGCCGGGTCAACGCCGTGATCGCACCGCTGGCGCTCAGCGGACCCTGCTTGACGATCCGTAAGTTTCCTTCGAAGAAGATGTTGATCGACGATCTGGTCAAGAAGGGAGCGTTGACGCCCGTGGCTCGCGATTTTTTGCGCGCATGTGTGGTCCACGGTTGTAATATTTTGATTTCCGGCGGAACGGGAACTGGCAAGACGACGTTGTTGAATTGTCTCAGCGACTTTATTCCCGATAAGGATCGGATCGTCACGATTGAAGACACGGCGGAACTGCAACTGCAGAAGGAACATGTGGTGCGGATGGAGACGAAAACCGCGAACATCGAGGGAACGGGGGCCTATACCATTCGCGACCTTGTCAAAAATTCGCTCCGCATGCGCCCCGACCGGATCGTCGTGGGAGAGTGCCGTGGGCCGGAGGCGCTCGACATGTTGCAGGCGATGAACACGGGGCACGATGGATCGATGACAACGATCCACGCGAATACGTCCGAAGACGTGATCCAACGTTTGGAGGTCTTGGTGCAATCGGCGGCCGATCTGCCGATCAGTTCAATCTACAGCCAGATCGGGTCGGCGATCGATTTGGTCGTTCAGTTGACTCGGCATTCCAATGGCAGACGCTGCGTCACGCAGATCACCGAATTTGTCGGCTACGACAAGGCGCAAGGCATCTTGCGAACGAAGGATTTGTTTCGACAAGAATCCCACAACGACGACCTCATGCCGACTGGCGCTCTGCCGACGTTTATGGGCGAATTGATCGAAGACAAGCTGATCGACTTGGATACCTTTTATCGTTAG
- a CDS encoding type II secretion system F family protein, with product MSLLLGSMCVFAAVFLVCQSLGPVWDRITDRYLADIKPKLARLSVSDEQLHTWMRWWGITFVATIVLFTFILGMPPIALFAAFIVFIAPRYMIDLWIQRHRIVLRDQLVRATVGVANGCRAGLGLPQAIEKVAFDTQAPLANELKRITRDYRAGRPLQDAIREVKERLDLDAFTTFASAMTVTLEKGGNVAMALDRISQGLQESQRLERKLEADTAAGRKMALILSLFPIGFLGLFYMLDPISMAVLFGTLMGQLVLLVVLVIVYVSWEWCLRILDIDF from the coding sequence ATGAGTTTATTGCTAGGATCAATGTGCGTCTTTGCGGCGGTGTTTCTCGTCTGTCAGTCGCTCGGTCCCGTTTGGGACCGGATCACCGATCGCTATCTGGCCGACATCAAGCCCAAGCTTGCCCGATTGAGTGTGTCGGATGAACAATTGCACACATGGATGCGATGGTGGGGGATCACGTTTGTTGCCACAATCGTGTTGTTTACTTTTATATTAGGCATGCCTCCGATCGCTTTGTTCGCCGCGTTCATCGTATTTATCGCGCCGCGGTACATGATCGACCTGTGGATCCAAAGGCACCGAATCGTGTTGCGAGATCAACTGGTTCGGGCCACCGTGGGAGTCGCCAACGGTTGTCGCGCGGGCCTGGGCTTGCCTCAGGCGATCGAAAAGGTTGCCTTCGATACCCAAGCGCCGTTGGCAAATGAGCTGAAGCGAATCACCCGCGACTATCGCGCCGGACGGCCGTTGCAAGATGCGATTCGCGAAGTCAAAGAGCGGCTTGATTTGGATGCCTTCACAACGTTCGCGTCGGCGATGACGGTCACGTTGGAAAAGGGAGGGAACGTGGCGATGGCGTTGGATCGCATCAGCCAGGGGCTACAGGAATCGCAGCGGCTGGAACGGAAGCTGGAGGCGGACACGGCGGCGGGACGCAAGATGGCCTTGATTCTGAGCCTCTTCCCAATTGGATTCCTCGGACTGTTTTACATGCTCGATCCGATTTCCATGGCGGTATTGTTTGGCACACTGATGGGGCAACTTGTGCTTTTGGTCGTGCTCGTCATTGTCTATGTGTCGTGGGAATGGTGCCTGCGCATTTTGGATATCGACTTCTAA
- a CDS encoding type II secretion system F family protein, which produces MGMMTCLLTAAAVALLCYTVLDISTSRRVVDPQGGRFEQQRREALRKANAAYRYGEPLIDQWNTIWPSNAPILAATDEHLHAAGIREPWKPQEYLNVKRLEGIGIAVGCFLTGLFILEYSIVASLFIGLIAFSIQQSVSARTLKSQAIVRQMRLKRRFAGVIELMALMMEVGAGFQEALQTAARESQGTPLGEELGLVEKEIAMGALRSKALLGFADRNRDPDMTEVIMSINEGEELGTPVTTILRRQADQMRQKRSQWAEKAAEESQVAIVFPAMLIMVACLLIVVAPFVLSVLPGI; this is translated from the coding sequence ATGGGAATGATGACCTGCCTTTTGACTGCCGCCGCAGTCGCTTTGTTGTGCTACACCGTGTTGGATATCTCCACATCGCGGCGAGTCGTCGATCCACAGGGAGGGCGTTTTGAGCAGCAACGACGTGAGGCATTGCGCAAGGCGAATGCGGCGTATCGGTACGGCGAACCGTTGATCGATCAATGGAACACGATCTGGCCCAGCAACGCACCGATCTTGGCAGCAACCGATGAGCATCTGCATGCGGCGGGGATTCGCGAGCCGTGGAAGCCGCAGGAGTACCTCAACGTCAAACGATTGGAGGGGATCGGTATCGCGGTCGGCTGTTTTTTAACTGGGCTCTTTATCCTGGAATATTCGATCGTGGCGTCGCTGTTCATTGGGCTCATCGCTTTTTCGATCCAGCAATCGGTTTCGGCGCGAACGTTGAAGAGCCAGGCGATCGTGCGACAAATGCGTCTGAAACGACGATTCGCAGGCGTGATTGAATTGATGGCGTTGATGATGGAAGTCGGGGCGGGGTTCCAAGAAGCGTTGCAGACGGCGGCTCGCGAATCGCAAGGAACTCCGTTGGGCGAGGAGTTGGGATTGGTGGAAAAAGAGATTGCCATGGGGGCGTTGCGGAGCAAGGCCTTGTTGGGATTTGCCGATCGCAATCGCGATCCCGACATGACCGAAGTCATCATGTCGATCAATGAAGGAGAAGAATTAGGAACCCCCGTCACGACAATCCTGCGCCGGCAAGCCGATCAGATGCGGCAGAAGCGTTCGCAGTGGGCAGAGAAGGCTGCGGAAGAATCGCAGGTCGCGATCGTCTTTCCTGCAATGTTGATCATGGTTGCCTGTTTGTTAATCGTTGTCGCTCCGTTTGTGTTGTCGGTGCTACCTGGGATCTAA